In Bradyrhizobium symbiodeficiens, the genomic stretch ATCTGTTCCTCGTCGCGCTGTACGAGAGCTGGATCATTCCGATACCCGTCTTGCTGGCGGTGGCGGTCGGCGTGTTCGGCTCCTACCTCGGGATCAAGGTCGCCGGTCTTAATCTCGATCTGTACGGCCAGATCGGACTCGTGGTCTTGATTGCCCTCGCCGCGAAGAATGGCATTCTGATCGTGGAATTCGCAAAGGAACAGCGTGAGGCTGGCATGTCGATCACGGAGGCTGCCGTACTTGGATCGCAAATGCGGTTTCGCGCTGTGATGATGACCTCGATCGCATTCATCCTCGGCCTGATACCGTTGGTTGTCGCCACCGGTGCCGCCGAGATCAGCCGCAGGGCCGTCGGCACTGCTGTTTTCGGTGGTATGCTTGCCGCGAGTTCGATAGGCATTTTCCTGGTACCCATGCTCTATGTGACCTTTGAGCGCTGGCGCGAAGCAGCGAAGCGGCCGTCGGCTGAGACGATGGCGCGTTCGTCGGCGGACCTTTAGTTGCGGGACGGACTCATGCCGCTAAGGGTCGACTGGCGACCCTGGCCCGAGACGCGTGGAGGGCATCTTGCCTCGGCCAGGCTTGAGAACATGGATCGGCGGATAGCATCGTGGTCGCGCCTTGTGAACTCAGGATCGTCATACGGAATGAGAACTTGATAGCCGATCATCGCGGAAACGCCGCGAGTCCATCATGCTCGGAAAGGAACTTGTCATGTCCGATACGACTGCAGCTTTCGTGACGACGGGACGGAGCGGATACGAATTGCTGGCCGATCCACAGCTCAACAAAGGCACGGCGTTTTCCGAAACCGAGCGCGATGCGTTCGACCTGCACGGGCTGCTGCCTCCGAATGTCTCGACGCTGGACGAGCAAGTATCCCGCCGTCTCCAGGCGCTGCGCAGCTTCGAAACCGATCTAGAGCGCTACGCTTTCTTGCGCGAGCTTCAGGATACCAATGAGACCCTGTTCTACGCGTTGCTGGTCGGCAATCTGGAGGAATTGTTACCGATCGTCTACACACCCACCGTCGGCGCTGGTTGCCAGCAGTTCAGCCGCCTGTTTCGCAAGCCACGCGGACTGTTTCTCAGCATCCCACACAAGGCCCGGATCGATCGCATCTTCGCGCAACCGCGCTTTGACGCGGTCGAGGCGATCGTCGTGACCGATGGCGAGCGCATCCTGGGCCTGGGGGACCAGGGCGCCGGTGGCATGGGCATCCCGATCGGCAAGCTCGCGCTCTATACGGGCTGCGGTGGCTTGCATCCCGCGACGACTCTGCCGATCCTGCTCGATGTCGGGACCGACAATTCCGACTGCCTGACTGATCCGCTCTATGTCGGCTGGCGCCACGAGCGTGTGCGTGGTCAGGAGTATGACGACTTTGTCGAGGCTTTCGTCTCGGCCGTGATCAAGCGCTGGCCGCGTGTGCTGTTGCAGTGGGAAGACTTCGCGAAGAACAATGCGACACGGTTGCTTGAACGTTATCGCGACCGGCTATGTACTTTCAATGACGATGTCCAGGGCACGGCCGCGGTGGCGACCGGCACGTTGCTGGCCGCAGTCAACGTCACCGGCGTACCTCTTACCGAGCAGCGCGTGGCGGTGCTCGGCGCGGGCTCGGCTGGCTGCGGCATTGCAAGCCTGATCCGTGCCGCCATGCGCGATGCCGGCCTGTCGGAAAGCGAGGCAACGGCGCGTTTTTACATGGTCGACCGCGACGGGCTCTTGGTTGAAGGTATACCGGGACTTACGTCCTTCCAGCTCCCTTTCGTTCAGGCGAGGAAGGCGATCGAAGGCTGGAAGCTTGACCATCCCGATAGGATCGGGTTGCTTGACGTCGTCCGCAATGCGCGGCCAACCGTGCTGATCGGCGTCTCCGGGCAGGCCGGTACGTTCTCCGAACCGGTGGTCCGTGCGATGGCCGAGTGCAACGGGCGGCCGATCATTTTTCCGCTGTCGAATCCGACCTCGCGGGCGGAAGCGACCCCGGTGGATATCGAGGCCTGGACAGAAGGGCGGGCGCTGATCGGCGTCGGCAGTCCCTTCCCGCCGATCACCCGCGGCGGCGCCCGGTTCAAGGTCGACCAGACCAACAATTCTTACATCTTTCCGGGTGTCGGTCTGGGTGCGCTGGCGGTGGGCGCCAGCCGTGTCAGTGACGGCATGTTCATGGCCGCAGCAAAAGCGTTGGCCAGTTCATCGCCTGCTCGCGACAACCCCAAGCACAATTTGCTGCCTCCGGTCAGCGCGTTGCGGGAAGTAGCAGCCAAGGTCGCTTTCGCAGTCGCAATCCAGGCGCATCAGGAGGGCCTTACCGCCGATGTTCCGATCGATCGGATCGACCAGCGTATCCATGCCAAAATCTGGACACCCCGTTACGTGCCCTACCGCCGCAAGATGGATTGAGCCCGATGATCGATTGATCCTCAAGGCATGGAGGCTTTCGAAATGGTTGTCTGCGACCTCAATCGTCGTCAATTCGCGATGCTCGGCGCAGCCTTGGCTGCGGCGTGGCGCACCCCAGCGGAAGCTGAGAAGGGATCTACAATGCTCTATCCGCGCGAGGAGTTGACCGAGGCGGCCGGCTATCCGGCTTTGGTGCGATTCGAACCCGGCCGAGCGGAACTTCCCGTCGTGGTGTTCGTCACAGGAGGTGGAGTGCTCGGTCGCGTCGCTTATGGACCGCCCGGCGCAAGGGCCGCCGATTTCCTCTGCCATTGGCTGCATGCGGAAGGCTTTGCGTCGTTGGTACTGTCCTATCCCATCGACAGCAGGGGTGTGTTCGACGCCGCATTCCCGCAGTTTTCGATCACGGACTGGGCGGAGCAGAGCGCCGAGATCATCGCCCGTTACGTGGATCGGAATGGTCTGCCGGCAAACGCTATTGTCCTCGGCTGGAGCATGGCGGGAC encodes the following:
- a CDS encoding NAD-dependent malic enzyme; the protein is MSDTTAAFVTTGRSGYELLADPQLNKGTAFSETERDAFDLHGLLPPNVSTLDEQVSRRLQALRSFETDLERYAFLRELQDTNETLFYALLVGNLEELLPIVYTPTVGAGCQQFSRLFRKPRGLFLSIPHKARIDRIFAQPRFDAVEAIVVTDGERILGLGDQGAGGMGIPIGKLALYTGCGGLHPATTLPILLDVGTDNSDCLTDPLYVGWRHERVRGQEYDDFVEAFVSAVIKRWPRVLLQWEDFAKNNATRLLERYRDRLCTFNDDVQGTAAVATGTLLAAVNVTGVPLTEQRVAVLGAGSAGCGIASLIRAAMRDAGLSESEATARFYMVDRDGLLVEGIPGLTSFQLPFVQARKAIEGWKLDHPDRIGLLDVVRNARPTVLIGVSGQAGTFSEPVVRAMAECNGRPIIFPLSNPTSRAEATPVDIEAWTEGRALIGVGSPFPPITRGGARFKVDQTNNSYIFPGVGLGALAVGASRVSDGMFMAAAKALASSSPARDNPKHNLLPPVSALREVAAKVAFAVAIQAHQEGLTADVPIDRIDQRIHAKIWTPRYVPYRRKMD